The Metabacillus sediminilitoris genome window below encodes:
- the gltB gene encoding glutamate synthase large subunit: protein MTFNQIPKAQGLYRPEFEHDACGIGLYAHLKGYATHEIVKQGLNMLCQLDHRGGQGSDPLTGDGAGLMVQIPDAFFRKTCQEMNLPKNGRYGVGMMFFSHDDDERKQIEEQLNTFILAEGQTVLGWRTVPVNAEDIGPVAKMSCPVVRQVFIGADDSIEDTLTFERKLYVIRKQAENWARERELRFYFTSLSSSTIVYKGLLTPEQVDAFYLDLQDEEFVSAFSLVHSRFSTNTFPSWERAHPNRYLIHNGEINTLRGNMNWMKAREQQFVSEAFGDDLEKILPILDVDGSDSSILDNAFEFFVLAGRKPAHAAMMMIPEPWTENPHMSPEKRAFYEYHSCLMEPWDGPTAISFTNGKQIGAILDRNGLRPARYYVTKDDYIIFSSEVGVIEVEEENVLYKDRLSPGKMLLIDLEEGRIISDEEIKEEMASQEPYQQWLKEQLITFDESEVFVEEVIVDFNERQLAFGYTYEDVRKYLLPMITEGKDPLGSMGNDTPLAVLSDRPQSLFNYFKQLFAQVTNPPIDAIREQIVTSTMTLLGTEGNILHPNEANARRIQLNTPVISNDELAQLRLNLHEGFKSRTLNTLFTENLESSLQNLCAEADQAIAENVNIIILSDREMNSEKIAIPVLLAASALHQHLIRQGTRTKASLVIESGEVREVHHFAALIGYGVDAINPYLAFATYKEAVLDGSLSVSYEEAVSKYIKGITEGVVKVMSKMGISTVQSYRGAQIFEAVGISSEVIDLYFTGTASQLGGIDLETIAQEAVLRHKDAYSEKVDKTLDSGSDFQWRKNGEHHAFNPSTIHTLQWACRKNDYQLFKKFSEAANEERIGFLRNLFSFNTNRQSISIDEVESVDSIVKRFKSGAMSFGSLSKEAHETLAIAMNRLGAKSNSGEGGEDSKRYIVDENGDNRRSAIKQIASGRFGVKSHYLVNADELQIKMAQGAKPGEGGQLPGNKVYPWVAEVRGSTPGVGLISPPPHHDIYSIEDLAQLIHDLKNSNRDARISVKLVSKSGVGTIAAGVAKGAADVIVISGYDGGTGASPKTSIKHTGLPWELGLAEAHQTLMLNGLRDRVVLETDGKLMTGRDVIMAAILGAEEYGFATAPLVVMGCIMMRVCHLDTCPVGVATQNPELRDKFTGDPDHIVNYMRFVAQEVREILAELGFKTMEDLVGSTDVLQVSERAKAHWKAKHLDLSTLLYQPEGTRTAKIKQNHKIEQSLDMVEILPAVAQAIETGTPIDATFNIKNINRVAGTIVGSEISKQYGEEGLPEDTITLRFNGSAGQSFGAFIPNGVTMYLTGDANDYIGKGLSGGKIIVAPPEKSSIVPADNVIIGNVPFIGATSGDAYINGRAGERFAVRNSGANIVVEGVGDHGCEYMTGGRVVILGDVGKNFGAGMSGGIAYVFADNKEQFNDLCNKEMIELEDLTDELELSELEDMIQQHFNYTGSKKAEFILDNWNEVLPKFVKVIPKDYKRMMEKINEQMQAGLTNEEAVMSAFEANAKSDKKTSSVKTERSKVVVQ, encoded by the coding sequence ATGACTTTCAACCAAATACCTAAAGCACAAGGTCTCTACCGTCCTGAGTTTGAACATGACGCATGCGGTATCGGTTTATATGCACATTTAAAAGGTTACGCTACACATGAAATTGTAAAACAAGGACTTAATATGCTTTGTCAACTTGACCATCGCGGAGGACAAGGAAGCGACCCACTAACAGGAGACGGTGCTGGCCTAATGGTACAAATTCCTGATGCATTTTTTAGAAAAACTTGCCAGGAAATGAATCTTCCTAAAAATGGTCGTTATGGAGTAGGGATGATGTTCTTTTCTCATGACGACGATGAGCGTAAACAAATTGAAGAACAACTTAATACCTTTATTCTTGCTGAAGGGCAAACAGTATTAGGTTGGAGAACGGTTCCTGTCAATGCAGAAGACATTGGACCAGTTGCAAAAATGAGCTGTCCTGTCGTTCGCCAGGTATTCATCGGTGCTGATGATAGCATTGAAGATACTTTAACGTTCGAACGTAAATTATATGTCATTCGTAAACAAGCAGAAAATTGGGCTAGAGAACGTGAACTGCGCTTCTATTTTACTAGTCTTTCTAGCAGCACAATCGTATATAAAGGACTATTAACTCCAGAACAGGTTGATGCTTTTTATTTAGATCTACAGGATGAAGAATTTGTATCAGCATTTTCACTAGTTCATTCTCGCTTTAGTACAAACACTTTTCCAAGCTGGGAAAGAGCACATCCAAACCGTTATTTAATTCACAATGGTGAAATAAATACACTTCGTGGAAATATGAACTGGATGAAAGCAAGAGAACAACAATTTGTTTCTGAAGCATTTGGTGATGATCTAGAGAAAATTCTACCAATTTTAGATGTAGACGGCAGTGATTCATCTATTTTAGATAATGCATTTGAATTCTTTGTTTTAGCTGGCCGTAAACCAGCACATGCTGCGATGATGATGATTCCAGAACCTTGGACAGAGAATCCTCACATGAGCCCTGAGAAAAGAGCATTTTATGAATATCATAGTTGTTTGATGGAACCTTGGGATGGTCCAACAGCTATTTCATTTACAAACGGAAAACAAATTGGTGCAATATTAGATCGTAATGGCCTGCGTCCTGCACGTTATTATGTTACTAAAGATGATTATATCATTTTCTCCTCTGAAGTTGGTGTAATTGAGGTTGAGGAAGAAAATGTTTTATATAAAGATCGTTTAAGTCCTGGAAAGATGCTGCTTATCGACTTAGAAGAGGGCCGTATCATCTCTGACGAAGAAATTAAAGAGGAAATGGCAAGTCAAGAGCCATATCAACAGTGGCTAAAAGAACAATTAATCACTTTTGATGAATCTGAAGTTTTTGTAGAGGAAGTTATTGTTGATTTTAATGAACGTCAACTTGCGTTTGGATATACGTATGAAGATGTTAGAAAATATTTACTTCCAATGATTACAGAAGGTAAGGATCCATTAGGATCTATGGGAAATGATACACCACTTGCAGTGTTGTCTGATCGACCACAATCACTTTTTAATTATTTTAAACAACTATTTGCGCAAGTAACGAATCCGCCAATTGACGCAATTAGAGAACAGATTGTTACGTCAACAATGACATTATTAGGAACTGAAGGCAATATTCTGCATCCTAATGAAGCAAATGCACGTAGAATACAGTTAAATACGCCGGTTATTTCGAATGATGAATTAGCTCAGTTACGATTAAATCTTCATGAAGGGTTTAAAAGTAGAACATTAAACACATTGTTTACTGAAAATTTGGAATCATCATTACAAAACCTTTGTGCTGAAGCTGATCAAGCAATTGCAGAAAATGTAAATATTATTATTTTATCCGATCGTGAAATGAATTCGGAGAAAATCGCAATTCCTGTATTATTAGCTGCTAGTGCCTTACACCAGCATTTAATTCGCCAAGGTACACGTACGAAGGCAAGCTTAGTAATCGAATCAGGTGAGGTAAGAGAAGTTCATCACTTTGCTGCTTTGATCGGATATGGTGTTGATGCAATTAACCCATATTTAGCGTTTGCTACTTATAAAGAGGCGGTTTTAGACGGAAGTCTTTCAGTAAGTTACGAAGAGGCAGTTTCTAAATACATTAAAGGCATTACAGAGGGCGTTGTAAAAGTAATGTCTAAAATGGGGATTTCAACTGTTCAAAGTTATCGCGGTGCACAAATTTTTGAAGCTGTTGGTATTAGTTCAGAAGTAATTGATCTTTACTTTACTGGCACAGCATCACAATTAGGCGGAATTGATTTAGAAACGATTGCACAAGAAGCAGTGTTACGCCATAAAGATGCTTACTCAGAGAAAGTGGATAAAACGTTAGATTCTGGTAGTGATTTCCAATGGAGAAAAAATGGAGAGCATCATGCTTTTAATCCATCAACAATACACACTCTTCAATGGGCATGTCGTAAAAATGACTATCAATTATTTAAGAAATTCTCTGAAGCTGCAAACGAAGAAAGAATTGGATTCCTACGAAACTTATTTTCTTTTAACACGAATAGACAGTCGATATCAATCGATGAAGTTGAATCAGTAGATTCAATTGTAAAGCGATTCAAATCAGGTGCAATGTCATTTGGCTCATTAAGTAAAGAAGCTCATGAAACACTGGCGATTGCGATGAATCGTTTAGGTGCAAAAAGTAATAGTGGTGAAGGTGGAGAGGACTCTAAACGTTATATTGTTGATGAAAATGGTGATAACCGCAGAAGTGCGATTAAGCAGATTGCATCAGGACGTTTTGGAGTGAAAAGTCACTATTTAGTGAATGCAGATGAACTGCAAATTAAAATGGCTCAAGGTGCAAAACCAGGTGAAGGTGGCCAACTACCAGGTAATAAAGTTTACCCATGGGTAGCTGAAGTTCGTGGTTCAACACCAGGTGTAGGTTTAATTTCACCTCCTCCACACCATGATATTTATTCAATAGAAGATTTAGCACAACTTATTCATGATTTGAAAAATTCAAATCGCGATGCACGCATCAGTGTCAAACTCGTTTCAAAGTCTGGTGTTGGAACAATTGCAGCTGGTGTAGCAAAAGGTGCTGCAGATGTCATTGTCATTAGTGGTTATGATGGAGGTACAGGTGCATCTCCTAAAACAAGTATTAAACATACTGGTTTGCCTTGGGAGCTAGGTTTAGCTGAAGCACATCAAACATTAATGTTAAATGGACTACGTGATCGAGTTGTCCTTGAAACTGATGGGAAGTTAATGACAGGTCGAGACGTTATTATGGCTGCAATTTTAGGTGCAGAAGAATATGGATTTGCAACAGCACCTCTAGTTGTTATGGGTTGTATCATGATGCGTGTTTGTCATCTAGATACATGTCCTGTCGGTGTTGCAACACAAAATCCTGAACTTCGTGATAAGTTCACAGGAGATCCTGATCATATTGTGAATTATATGCGTTTTGTTGCACAAGAAGTTCGTGAAATTTTAGCTGAGCTTGGTTTTAAAACAATGGAAGACCTTGTTGGAAGCACAGATGTTTTACAAGTAAGTGAGCGAGCAAAAGCTCATTGGAAAGCGAAACATTTGGATTTATCAACACTTTTATATCAACCAGAAGGTACCCGTACAGCAAAAATCAAACAAAACCATAAAATTGAACAATCACTTGATATGGTTGAAATTTTACCTGCAGTTGCACAAGCTATTGAAACAGGGACACCAATTGACGCAACTTTCAACATCAAAAACATCAATCGTGTTGCTGGAACGATTGTAGGTAGTGAAATCTCGAAACAATACGGTGAAGAAGGTTTACCTGAAGATACAATTACACTACGATTTAATGGATCTGCCGGTCAAAGTTTTGGAGCATTTATTCCTAACGGTGTGACGATGTACTTAACTGGAGATGCAAATGATTATATTGGTAAAGGATTATCGGGTGGTAAAATTATTGTTGCTCCACCTGAAAAATCAAGCATTGTTCCTGCAGATAATGTGATTATTGGTAATGTACCATTCATTGGAGCAACAAGTGGTGATGCATACATCAATGGACGTGCGGGTGAGCGTTTTGCTGTACGTAACAGTGGAGCAAATATCGTTGTTGAAGGTGTAGGAGACCATGGTTGTGAATATATGACAGGTGGCCGTGTGGTTATCCTCGGTGATGTAGGTAAGAATTTTGGTGCTGGTATGTCTGGTGGTATTGCATACGTATTTGCTGATAATAAAGAACAATTTAATGATTTATGTAATAAAGAAATGATTGAGCTTGAAGACTTAACTGATGAACTTGAACTGAGTGAATTGGAAGATATGATTCAACAGCATTTCAATTACACCGGCAGTAAGAAGGCTGAATTTATTCTTGATAATTGGAATGAAGTCCTTCCTAAGTTTGTAAAAGTAATACCGAAAGATTACAAACGTATGATGGAGAAAATCAATGAGCAAATGCAAGCTGGATTAACAAATGAAGAAGCTGTTATGAGTGCATTTGAAGCAAATGCAAAATCTGATAAAAAGACTTCTTCCGTAAAAACAGAACGTTCTAAAGTAGTAGTACAGTAG
- the gltD gene encoding glutamate synthase small subunit yields MGKATGFLEFKREEAAEREPLTRLNDWKEYSAPFSEDKLSRQGARCMDCATPFCHIGTEINGFTSGCPIHNLIPEWNDLVYRGRWKEALDRLIKTNNFPEFTGRVCPAPCEGSCNVAISDPAVTIKNIEKAIIEKGFENGWITPRIPEKRTGKRIAIIGSGPAGLASADQLNQAGHSVTIYERADRPGGLLTYGIPNMKLDKGIVERRINLLSQEGITFITNTEVGKDITAEELRSQYDAVILCVGAQKQRDLVIEGRDSKGVHLAMDYLTTSTKSYLDSNFEDGQFINAEGKDVIVIGGGDTGADCVATALRQKCKSVVQFGKHPKLPMSRTKENMWPEAPHVFTMEYAYEEAEAKFGSDPREYSIQTKKLVADENGNLKELHTIQMEKLKDENGMYYFREIPGTEKVWPAQLVFIAIGFEGAEQPVLKQFNVETTARNVVAAKYGNFQTNIEGVFAAGDARRGQSLIVWAINEGREAAREVDRYLMGSTVLV; encoded by the coding sequence ATGGGGAAAGCAACAGGATTTTTAGAATTTAAACGTGAAGAGGCGGCTGAACGTGAGCCGCTGACACGTCTAAATGACTGGAAAGAATATTCAGCTCCTTTCTCTGAGGATAAGTTAAGTAGACAAGGAGCGCGCTGTATGGATTGCGCTACTCCTTTCTGTCATATTGGTACTGAGATTAATGGTTTCACTTCAGGATGTCCAATTCATAACTTAATTCCTGAGTGGAATGACTTAGTCTACCGTGGTAGATGGAAGGAAGCATTAGACCGTTTAATAAAAACAAACAACTTTCCAGAATTTACAGGAAGAGTTTGCCCTGCACCTTGTGAAGGATCATGTAACGTTGCTATTTCTGATCCAGCTGTAACAATTAAAAACATTGAAAAAGCGATTATTGAAAAAGGCTTTGAAAATGGGTGGATTACACCGCGTATTCCAGAAAAACGTACAGGGAAAAGAATTGCAATCATCGGATCAGGACCTGCTGGATTAGCAAGTGCTGACCAATTAAACCAGGCTGGACATTCTGTTACAATTTATGAACGTGCTGATCGTCCAGGTGGTTTATTAACATATGGTATTCCAAATATGAAGCTTGATAAAGGTATTGTTGAGAGACGTATTAATCTGTTAAGCCAAGAAGGTATTACATTTATTACAAATACCGAAGTTGGTAAAGATATTACGGCAGAAGAATTACGTTCACAATATGATGCTGTCATCCTTTGTGTTGGTGCCCAAAAACAACGTGATTTGGTCATCGAAGGCCGCGATTCTAAAGGTGTTCACTTAGCTATGGATTATTTGACAACTTCTACAAAAAGCTATCTTGATTCTAATTTTGAAGATGGACAGTTTATTAATGCAGAAGGTAAAGATGTTATTGTCATTGGCGGTGGGGATACTGGTGCGGACTGTGTTGCAACTGCACTACGTCAAAAATGTAAAAGTGTTGTTCAATTTGGGAAACATCCAAAATTACCAATGTCTCGGACAAAAGAGAATATGTGGCCTGAAGCTCCACATGTTTTTACAATGGAATATGCATATGAAGAAGCAGAAGCAAAGTTCGGGTCGGACCCACGTGAATATTCAATTCAAACAAAGAAACTTGTTGCAGATGAAAATGGCAATCTAAAAGAGCTTCACACAATTCAAATGGAAAAACTTAAAGATGAAAATGGAATGTATTACTTTAGGGAAATTCCAGGGACAGAAAAAGTTTGGCCGGCTCAATTAGTCTTTATTGCGATTGGTTTTGAAGGGGCTGAGCAACCTGTATTAAAACAGTTTAATGTTGAAACAACAGCTAGAAATGTAGTTGCTGCAAAATACGGTAACTTCCAAACAAATATTGAGGGTGTCTTTGCAGCAGGTGATGCTAGACGCGGTCAAAGCTTAATCGTTTGGGCGATTAATGAAGGTCGTGAAGCAGCTCGTGAAGTTGATCGTTATTTAATGGGTAGCACTGTTTTAGTATAA
- a CDS encoding PAS domain-containing sensor histidine kinase: MPNKLKLILLYIVFSSLWIVITDNYIVLNDISKEKLFVFQNVKGFIFIVLTSIFIYYLILKKEAYENEKQEKNKLNILINSMVDFVNFKDGEGRWIRANEFALKMFQLQHVDYRGKKDSELAKYTDFYGDALRFCEISDEEAWLKAKPSRCIEKVPQYDGSLRTFDTMKIPIFDEYGARQELVVMGRDITEKIEAEKKLAESEQRYKSLFEFNPELVYMIDLHGKLTNANTHFYEYTGFRIEEYMQKTIISLISKTDRNRVIKAFRDVVKENKSWINQEIEINPKDKAKKILRCTAVPMIINNETVGLIGYAADITKEKETEQLLRKTEKLSVVGELAASVAHEIRNPLTSLKGFVQLLQTTSNENENYYKIMLDELERINIIAGELLVLAKPQKIQFQKRNINELLANVQSLLESEANLYNVQLDIQTNIHLPLIDCEPNQLKQLFINIIKNSIEAAAKHIQVLVGMKDKETIYIQFKDDGCGIEEERLKHLGEPFYSMKEKGTGLGLTVSYRIVESHKGQIDFSSKVDGGTIVEILLPINK; the protein is encoded by the coding sequence ATGCCAAATAAATTAAAACTAATACTTCTTTATATCGTTTTTAGTTCATTATGGATCGTTATCACTGACAACTATATTGTCCTTAACGATATATCGAAAGAAAAACTATTTGTTTTTCAAAATGTTAAAGGCTTCATATTTATTGTATTAACTAGCATTTTTATATATTATTTAATATTAAAAAAAGAAGCTTATGAAAACGAAAAACAAGAAAAAAATAAATTAAATATCTTAATCAATTCAATGGTTGACTTTGTTAATTTCAAAGATGGAGAAGGAAGATGGATAAGAGCTAATGAGTTTGCGTTAAAAATGTTTCAACTCCAACATGTTGATTATCGAGGAAAAAAAGATTCAGAGCTTGCGAAGTATACTGATTTTTATGGCGATGCACTGAGATTTTGTGAAATATCAGATGAAGAGGCTTGGTTAAAAGCGAAGCCAAGTAGATGCATAGAAAAAGTTCCTCAATATGATGGTTCACTTAGAACATTTGATACGATGAAAATTCCAATTTTTGATGAATATGGTGCAAGACAAGAATTAGTCGTAATGGGCAGAGATATAACAGAGAAAATTGAGGCTGAAAAGAAATTAGCTGAGAGTGAACAACGATATAAATCACTTTTTGAGTTTAACCCTGAATTAGTATATATGATTGACCTGCATGGGAAGCTCACTAATGCAAATACACATTTTTACGAATATACAGGATTCCGAATCGAAGAATATATGCAAAAAACAATAATATCCCTTATCTCAAAAACAGATCGGAACCGTGTAATAAAAGCGTTTCGAGATGTAGTGAAAGAAAATAAATCATGGATTAATCAAGAAATAGAAATCAATCCGAAAGATAAAGCAAAGAAAATACTTCGATGTACTGCTGTCCCTATGATTATTAATAATGAGACAGTAGGGCTCATTGGATATGCAGCTGATATTACGAAAGAAAAAGAAACAGAACAATTACTTCGTAAAACAGAAAAATTATCTGTTGTAGGAGAATTAGCTGCTAGTGTTGCTCACGAAATTAGGAATCCATTAACTTCATTAAAAGGGTTTGTTCAACTTTTACAAACAACAAGTAATGAGAATGAAAATTATTATAAAATTATGCTTGATGAACTTGAGCGGATTAATATTATTGCAGGCGAGCTTTTAGTATTAGCAAAGCCGCAAAAAATACAATTCCAAAAAAGGAACATTAACGAACTGTTAGCAAATGTTCAATCCTTATTAGAATCTGAAGCAAACCTTTATAATGTTCAGCTGGATATACAAACAAATATACATTTGCCACTAATAGATTGTGAACCAAATCAACTCAAACAACTATTTATAAATATTATAAAAAATTCGATTGAGGCAGCAGCAAAACATATACAAGTCCTTGTTGGAATGAAAGATAAAGAAACGATATATATACAATTTAAAGATGATGGATGTGGGATTGAAGAAGAGAGATTGAAGCATTTAGGCGAACCATTTTATTCAATGAAAGAAAAAGGAACTGGATTGGGATTAACAGTTAGTTACAGAATTGTTGAGTCACACAAAGGTCAAATCGACTTTTCAAGTAAAGTAGATGGTGGGACAATTGTTGAGATATTACTCCCCATCAATAAATAA